One Vitis vinifera cultivar Pinot Noir 40024 chromosome 8, ASM3070453v1 genomic window carries:
- the LOC132254202 gene encoding secreted RxLR effector protein 161-like, whose protein sequence is MERILYAFAVGSLMYAQTFTMLDISFAVGMLGRYQSNPGMDHWKAAKKVMRYLRGTKDYMLTFKRSDNLEVIGYTDSDFAGCVDSRKSTFGYVYLLARASISWKSDKQTIIVASTMEAEFVSCFKATVHGLWL, encoded by the coding sequence ATGGAAAGAATTCTTTATGCTTTTGCTGtaggaagtttgatgtatgcaCAAACTTTCACTATGCTAGACATCAGTTTTGCAGTTGGTATGTTGGGCAGATACCAAAGTAATCCTGGAATGGATCATTGGAAAGCTGCGAAGAAAGTGATGAGGTACTTAAGGGGAACAAAAGATTATATGCTTACTTTTAAGAGGTCTGATAATTTGGAGGTGATTGGCTACACTGATTCAGACTTTGCTGGATGTGTTGATAGTAGAAAATCAACTTTTGGTTATGTATATCTGTTGGCTAGGGCAtcaatttcatggaaaagtgaTAAACAAACTATTATTGTTGCATCCACAATGGAAGCTGAATTTGTGTCATGCTTTAAGGCCACGGTTCATGGTTTATGGCTGTGA